The DNA segment TGATAATGCGGATGATATGTATCCTCCACCCGATTATATGTGACCTCTAACGCCCTATAATACCCCACCACAATACCCGGTATAATGTCATCCTTAGTCATAAGCCGCCTATAGGCTGCCGTCAGCTGATCGATACCCCGCCAAAGCTGGTCAGCAGTCGAATTCTTAAGAGCAAAGACCACATGTGCAAAGTGCTTCCGCCCATCCTGCAGCATAAGCCGATAGACAATATCCATCTGATACCCAAGAGCCAAAGACCGCCGCCATTGACACATAGGGCATATACGCAAACGGCAAAAGTTTGCGCCTAAAAGCGACAGCCGCCCGGAGCCAACCACGGCCCCGAACTTTAGCCAAGTACCGCATTCCCTAAGCTTCTGCGCCTTTTGCGGATCATAAAGAGCCACAAGACCAGCTATTACCTCTGATCGCATTTTCTTTTCACCATACCGAGATTCTCGGAGCTCTTGACAAATATCCGTATCTATGCTATCATATAACATGATAAGCCTCCTCCTGTTGGTTATGATTTTGTCGGCAACACTATCTTACCACAGCCGGGGGCTCTTGTCAATAGTGTTGGGACAATTGTTTCTAATAGTATCAAGACAAAAGGAAGAAAGCCGCCTGCGGGCGGCTTTTCGCCTGCGGCGGGAACGGGGGTCCCTCGCCTGCGGGCGAGGCGCGCCGGCCGGGGTTCGCCGGCGCTGGGCCGCGCCGCGTCGGCTCCTCTCCGCTCCGCCTCCGCGCCGGGCGCTCTGGCGCCCTGCGCGG comes from the Abditibacteriota bacterium genome and includes:
- a CDS encoding protein rep; its protein translation is MLYDSIDTDICQELRESRYGEKKMRSEVIAGLVALYDPQKAQKLRECGTWLKFGAVVGSGRLSLLGANFCRLRICPMCQWRRSLALGYQMDIVYRLMLQDGRKHFAHVVFALKNSTADQLWRGIDQLTAAYRRLMTKDDIIPGIVVGYYRALEVTYNRVEDTYHPHYHCIWLLPDDYYDGHYMGQGELLQRWKHAAQVDYDPVVHIQAVEGENLTSSLYEITKYTYKDSDIVDSDMSDEEKSDVLRTIDAALKGRRLISFGGAIKAYRQRMHMEDDLDKAMYDEDQTGAERYVFVWRQGVYIRYRPQD